Proteins encoded together in one Marinobacter salsuginis window:
- a CDS encoding penicillin-binding protein — MADEDTLTALKTAFTFMPQPVEINRFEYGDDADRILAQVNFVREVLTSHGIDPEEVAGEINPDSSPNSCY, encoded by the coding sequence ATGGCCGATGAAGATACACTCACCGCTCTGAAAACCGCCTTTACCTTCATGCCCCAGCCGGTCGAGATCAATCGGTTTGAATACGGGGATGACGCGGACAGAATCCTCGCCCAGGTGAACTTCGTACGGGAAGTGCTGACCAGTCACGGCATTGACCCGGAAGAAGTCGCCGGCGAGATCAACCCTGACTCATCCCCCAATTCCTGTTACTGA